One region of Glycine max cultivar Williams 82 chromosome 9, Glycine_max_v4.0, whole genome shotgun sequence genomic DNA includes:
- the LOC100792284 gene encoding probable F-actin-capping protein subunit beta → MWEDDNEGFVACFLIKKDGSKTGQGRRGYLEEGAWDAIHVIEVGPEEEENTNHQLTSTVMLTLTTNNESSRTFSLSGSIRRQASFDKISSCWQLDHLVNACMLSFFCLEKPHNEQCTFIEH, encoded by the exons ATGTGGGAAGATGATAATGAAGGTTTCGTAGCCTGCTTTTTAATAAAGAAAG ATGGCTCAAAGACAGGGCAGGGTCGACGGGGATATTTAGAGGAAGGTGCATGGGATGCTATACATGTTATAGAG gtGGGaccagaggaagaagaaaacaccAATCATCAGTTAACCAGTACAGTTATGCTGACTCTGACTACAAATAATGAGTCATCAAGAACTTTCAGTTTATCTGGATCAATTAGACGTCAGGCAAGTTTTGACAAAATTAGTTCTTGTTGGCAATTAGATCATTTAGTTAACGCTTGCATGCTAAGTTTTTTCTGTCTTGAGAAGCCACATAATGAACAATGCACCTTCATTGAACATTGA